The window ATATCATATGTAGCAAACAGAGTGCACTGTTGGCATAATAAATGTTAACATGACccataaaatagtaattaaaaaattatttggcatttaaaaaataccacgtcaaattttactttttttttttttttttttttttttttttaagtcatctCAGATAATGtttgaacaaaaagaaaattaaactaaaaacaaacattaaaatataactaatataaaattttcattagcttttcatcatttttttgggaagaacacTTATGTACGTTCTTTCTCCCCCAAATCCAGAACATGAAAAGACAAAGGTACCTCTCTCTCATTTAGTCATTTTCAAAGAGAGAGGTTTGAGATCCGAATTGACCGAGGAGATAGAGTGAGATTGGGTCACTACTTTGAATTCGTTTGGGTTTTGGCCTTGAGGGTTCGAACGATTGATCTATTTGGATCAATCATAATGTTTCCCATTTCTTCTTGGTTGCGTTCATTTATGACTGagtaccatatatatatatatatatatatatatataaagttccGAATCCGTAACATGCAATTTTGAAATCGAAATTATTTCTGGTGTATACGTAAACTCCTATGTCCATGCatgtaaaaaagaagaatataattaaaaaaggaataagatttttttatataaagtcGAGAATTAATAACTACTAATAATAATGGGTTATGAACTTGATTGAATAAATACTCTTCATTTACATTGTTTCGTATGCTTCAATCTATTTAGCAAAAGCTACAAAGCCTACAATACATCTAGACCTagaaaatgaactaaaaaataaagtataaaagaAACATTGAAACAGTGTATGATTTCTTGGGTATACTTGCATAAGACCTTCACAACTTTAATGGACTAGTGACCTAGTCCAGGGGGGCTAGGTCCTGATGGCAACCTTTGGAACCAATACGCCATTATGTCCTTAGCCTTCACATGGATAGGGGAATGAGTCTCGAGTTGATTAGCATTGCCAGAATCCTTGGGTAACACACTGCCTCTGGTTGCTTGAACTCCAACTTGGTTCAAAATGGCCACATAAATGACAAAGATTATCAAAAGGGtgcttgtatttttgaaattcatcATCAGAAGGGTCTTTAAGTTGAATGTATGAAATTCTAGCACAACTAAATGGTGGAGAGGTTTTGTTATAATTTGTATTAATTCTTTGGTAAGAATTTATGCTGGTGCTTGTGGATGTGTGTGAATAAATATGTGACTAGGTGAAGGTATTTATAGGGCTACATTTTGTACTTTTGTACATTGTTTTGGACTGAGGTTTTGGTCGGCTTTTAGTCTTACGTGCGTGTTGACCAAGAATACTtgctcaaatatatatatatatatatatatatatgtgaccATGGATTTTTGGGGAGTCATGCAAGTTGTGACCAAGAATACTTGCAAGGAGCTTTGGTTTTGCTGGGTAAAAGGGATACTATGAATCTGTCAATGGCTATAAAGTTTgaacattttaatttattaaaatggcCTTGTTTATGACATGAAGTCGATATGGGTGAGGAGGGTACTAATGGTCATTTTACAGTAAAAGGGTAAGAGTGTATAGCTGAAATTTGATCTGGGTGACTTGTTAATTCAGTTCAAAGTTTAGAGAACTATATTTGAATTGACTAGATGGCTAGTGTTGTTCTTGGTTTTGAATGAACTGTGCTAGAAAATTAACAACTGTTTTGATAAAAATCAGCCCAGTCCAGCCCAAGCTGCCCAACCAAGCTCAACCACACAATGTCCAATCTtcataaagaaagaaatataggAACCGTTTGTTACATgagtttaaacacatgttttgaatttttaaacaacattatatgtatttttacacacttttttacttacgcgtatttccaaaaaatacaaacaatattactaaaACAAATGAGCCCATAagtattgaaaatttaaaaccaCTGACATTACAAGAAtagaaaaacaataaacaagCGAAATTGGAatactataataaaaaataaaaataaaaattgtttattttttcaagtattaaaaaagaagaaatttgtACCAAAAAAGAGTATTTTCTCGTTGTTTTTTCTGATTCTCTCAAATATAACTGTAGAGAATAATCTTTAAGAAATGCCAAAACTGATTCTCCAAAAAACCATACGTTGAAAcatcttcaaatttgaaattggaCCTTTCATATCTTGTTttcccattttctttctttatatacaCTAGCATGTAATTAATTCCATTTATATGCAcagatatatttaaaaaaaaatcacaattatatatatatgagttcaaATTAAACTTAGTATAAGAATTACAactaacacatttttttaagcCATGAATTTCTAAATTATGTAATGGTTTCTATTAGGTTAAGATAAATtgaccccggttaattaatttaattatccaagttgattaattaggtcaaattatatgcaaatcGTGGAGGCACGAACAAATCGCCAAATAACTaatatgcagcgaaaaataaattaacatggtAATTTGTtgacgaatggggaaaacctcttgTAAGGCAAAAATCCtactgggtgaatttaaggtcattACTCCCAAAAAttcactaatcaataatcaagtaGCTACAAGTATAAAGAATCTTATCACTACCCTAGCTTATTCCaagataccaacctacaattgaaccttcgctccaatacccaattggacttgatcttgtagtagtaTTCTTTCCTTTattgcacaaatctccaatccatgactaactcctttggatAGAttccagtatgtgactaactttAGCAACGTCAATGATTgttattggctgcaaagttcttcacttcataaacGATAAAGATTAAGAAACACTTGGCTACAAAATCCTAAGGTACACAAACGCAGTAACTTCACACAAAATATATGAGTTTTGGTCTCTATATCTGTGTATGACGGATTTTAATATATGCCTTATATATgactagggttgtgagaaaagaaaccctaatcaaatGAGACAGCAAtggttgaatttcaaatttggaaTTTCTGAAATTGTAATTCATGATAGATTGACCTTGTGTCAAGCTTCTTCATTTAATCTTGATAGCAATATCTCTCGAGCTTctgtcgagacttaatgaattagcttttcttcacttatttcttggatcaatcttcatgaCTTTAAAGATGTCATTTGATATGTTTGAGCAACATACTTCTTGATacattaaacccaacttagTTCTActtaattacaagtaaagtgcgttttgtcaaaggattagccaattacatataAATTATGAACCTAAcagtttctcattatatatatatatatatatatgatttagaatttaattgtatctagactttttgatttttgcacccaataattcacttggcaaaaaaattagatgggacacatacggcacaaaattgaactctaattagaattcaatttaaaatctaattgaatttagactttttgatttttgtacgtaataattcacttgatacaaaaatttaaaaattagatgaaaaaCGTGGtgtaaaattagactctaatttagaatttaattgaattttctctctgcttgggctattaatatatatatgtccTAAAATATTTAACTTTCTCGAATTCTCCCTAAACTTGTAACCTTATTACTTAAAACTTTTTACTTTTGTATATCTATATGTATATGTGCGAGTAATAACTTTTTACTTTTGTATATCTATATGTATATGTGCACATGACCTTGagatgttaaatattttttattcgtTATGTTTTATTTAATGGAAACTTATGACagtatcacttttttttttttttgaaacttgtgTATTTGAATATTTATTGCCCTTTGGGTTATTCTTATATCCAGCTAATAATTGTATATTTATCATGATctttcactacaagaaaaaatgtttatttcaaaaataaataaataatcgtTGCAATGACATTTAGAGTCATTGTAATAGTTAATGAGtgtgttgcaataaaatttaaggtaatagatttgtgcaacaaaaaattttattgtaataaactccaaatattttaatgacaacTGTGGGGTCATAGAGTCCAGTGATATACATCCATCTTTTGTACTGGCCCTGAAACCCATGCCGAGACCCATAATCGCATATGAAGAAGACAGTGGTGATCATGGCAACCTAGGAAACCGTGTCGAGGACAACTCTATCCTCGGCTATGGCTAGCCGAGGTAGAAGAAAAGTGATTTACCAACAAAGAAAATCTTCCAAAGCACtccaaagaaaaagataagtacAGCAAGTAAGCACACTAGAGCATGGCAGTAGAGCAATTCCAGGAAAAGCTACTGCCTCTACATTAAATACAGCGCAACTAAcactctggccgcattaatgtggaaatgatACCTGAGCAGTGGCTTTTCAGACTCACAACTACTACCTAAGAGTTTTGGGAGGAGATTAATGTGACAAAGACCGACAACAGCAGATCTAACCTGCACTTGTACAGTGAAGTTGAAGAAGGAAAGTAGTATATAAGGAAGAAGGAGCTCTGAGAAAAGGAATCGGAGAATTTACtagagaaaacactgtagcaatctgaACTAACTTTTTAACCATTGTCATTGTCACTCAAGAAGCAATAAGTTGAAGCTTCTCGGACTAGTGCCAAGGATTGAACTGCTTGCTCAAGTTCGTATTTGTCTTACTTATTCATTCTTTAAATCATCTACAATTGTTGTTACACTCATTAAAGCCCAGTTCTTCTatccactctctataaatttactGTATTGGGCTTGCTGGGCTTGAATTCACTTATCCCTTAGGAATAATGCTCAAACctagtccctacaattggcaccaTCTGTGAGAAGGACTTGTGTGTTAGTAAATGCAACAATTAGACATGGTAGGATCATGTCCACACCAAGAAAACCCACGCCAAGCAGGTCCCCAAAGGACAGAACCCATAGGATCCCAGCGACAGGATAATTTTCCTGGCCCTGAACATGAACAAAATCAAGAGAACAAAAGGAACCGAGAGGGGAGTGTGTATACCATCCAAACGAGCAAAAGCCACTCCCAAGTGGGCAGTCGCATATCCCAGAGAcaaaacaacaaccaagccATGCAGTAGGAGATAAATGACTTGAAAAGGAAATAGCACCATGCACAGCGAAAGTGGTCTCCTTCTAGTTCTGATATATCCTCTAATGATGAAGAGGACAACAATTATAGGCAGAGATCAAGAACTCCTCCAAGCGAGACTTTCTCTTATAAAGACGAGCACCATTATAGGCGAAAACATAAGGGCCCATCTAGTAAGGGCTTGGGTAATGATGCCATGAGTAAAGCTCTAGATCAGATCTCTAAGTCACCCTTCACACATAAGATAGAAGGGGCCAGGCTACCTTGACGGTTCCATCAGTCTATGTTCACTGTTTATAATAGTCGAACGGACCCcatggagcatgtgagccagtttaaTCAAAGAATGACTATTCACTCCCAAAACGAagctttgatgtgcaaggttttcCCATCCAGCCACCTGTAGCGATGAGTGGTTCAACGGCTTGAAGACGAACTCCATAGATTCCTATAAGCAACTCACCCAAGCTTTTGGCTCTTGCTTCATTATGAACAGCAGGGTTCCTCGCCCTATGAGTTTGTTGTTATCATTATCCATGCGTGAGGGAGAAACTCTAAAAGCATACTCAAACAGATATTGGGAAATGTATAATGAGATGGACGACAACTttgatgacgtcgccatcaaCACTTTTAAAAGCGGCCTCCCAACCGAGCACggcttaaggaaatccttgACTGGTAAGCTTGTTATCAGTGTACGTCAACTTATAGACCGGATTGACAAATATAAAATAGTGGAAGAGGACCAGCTgcaagggaaaggaaaggagaaggttaTCTCTCAAAAGAGGAGTGATTTCAAGTCGGACAGATACAACAATAACCGTCTGAGGAGAGATTTTGCAGGGCAATTCGGGTCAACCAACGCGCAGACGGTTAACGCTGTATTCAGAGAACCGGTACATCAGGTTttggagaaaatcaagaatgaGCCATTCTTCAAGTTGCCGAATAAGATGGCTGGAGACTCCATAAAACGTAATCAGAATCTATAATTTCAGTACCACAAGGACCACGAACATACTACAGAAGACTGCAGGAACCTTTGGAATCACCTGGATTAgctggtccgagaagggaaacTGAGACACCTTTTGCACCCTTCTAGTGGTCATCAAGGCCAGGCAAACCAGGAGCCCCGGAGAGACACATCCTTAAGACCTCccataggcacgataaatgtcatccTTGTTGCTCCAGGAAGGACTGGCTCTTGTCCTTCCAGAGTAATGTCTGTGGCTCGGTTCTCCACCGAGGATAACGATCGGGAGTCCAAAAAAGCCAAAAGGGGAGCCTCACCTATGCTAGGATTCTCAGACGAAGATAAGATCGGATCCATCCAACCCCACGATGATGCTCTGGTAGTCACACTCAGGATTGGGGGATTTGATGTGAAGAGAGTACTGGTAGATTAGGGCAGTGCCGTGGAAGTAATGTACCCCGACTTGTACAGGGGGCTGAACTTAAAACCCGAAGACCTAACGGTGTACGATTCCCCTTTGGTAAGTTTCGAGGGGAAAACCGTTACTCCAAAGGGCTAGATCAGATTGCCTATACAGACCGGTttggatgtggtggaggtgggtTTCGTTGTagtcgacgcttattcaccctacataGCTATTGTGGCTAGACCTTGACTTCATGCCCTAGGGGCTGTTTCCTTTACATTACACCAGAATGTGAAATACCCGTTAAAGAGCCAGGTCAAAGAGATTGTGGGGAATCAAACCATGGACAAACAGTGCATGTTGGCTGCTATATCACTCCAACCTAGTGCTGAGCCCTCGGCCTCTACTGGAAAAGGCTTATAGTAATCAGCCATCCTAGCATTGCCCAATAATGAGCCAACCGAGGAGGTAAAATGAGAAGATCTAGAAAAGGTAGCCGTTGGCACTGATCCGGAAAAGTTCTTTCAAGTCGGCTCGGAACTACCTccccaagagaaagaagaactgATTGGGTTTCTTAGAGAAAACGTGGATATGTTTGCGTGGGACACCTACGAGGCCCCAGGGGTTGATCCGAGCTTCATTTGCCATCACCTAAATGTTAACCCATCCATTACTCCCAAGAAGCAACCACCCTGGCGCCCGGTAAAAGAGCATCCCAACGCTGTTAAGGACGAAGTGATGAAGCTCAAAAAATCaagggctatcaaggaagtattcTATCCCGAGTTGTTGGCCAATACTAtagtggtaaagaagaagagtgggaaatggcgagtttgtgtggactttaCAGACTTAAACAAGACGTGTCTGAAAGATCTGTTCCCCATGCCTCAGATAGACCAGTTAGTGGATGCAACtgtaggccatcctcggatgagcttcttagatgcctttcagggctatcatcaaataccactagccCTAGGTGATCAAGAAAAAACAGCATTCGTGACTCCTATTGGAAATTaccactacaaagtgatgccctttggtttgaagaatgcgggtctacctaccaaaggatgatgactagaatGTTTGAGCCACAATTGCGCAAGAgtattgaagtctacatagatgacatggtggtaaagagtaaagtggtgttcGAGTATGTGGGAGACCTCGGAGTCATTTTTGACATCTTAAGGAAACACAAATTGCATCTCAATGCCTCTAAGTGCTCATTTGGTGTTGGGTCTGGCAAATTTttgggctatatggtaactCATAGGGGAATTGAGGTGAGCTCAGATCAGATCAAAGCAATTCACAATCTGCaacctcctcggaatcccaaagaagtcTAGAAACTCACTGGAATGATCGTGGCCTTGAATCGGTTTATTTCCAGATCTACGGATAGGTGCCGACCATTTTACCTCCTGATGAAcaaatggaaaggatttgagtggTCCGAGGACTGGGCTTTGGCCTTCCAACAACTTAAGGAATACCTATCTtggccacccatcatgtccagcctTAAGGCCGACTAGGTTTTGTTCGCCTGTATTGCGGTGGCCCCTCATGCTGTAAGCTTGGTGTTGA of the Quercus robur chromosome 10, dhQueRobu3.1, whole genome shotgun sequence genome contains:
- the LOC126703790 gene encoding uncharacterized protein LOC126703790 — translated: MREGETLKAYSNRYWEMYNEMDDNFDDVAINTFKSGLPTEHGLRKSLTGKLVISVRQLIDRIDKYKIVEEDQLQGKGKEKVISQKRSDFKSDRYNNNRLRRDFAGQFGSTNAQTVNAVFREPVHQVLEKIKNEPFFKLPNKMAGDSIKRNQNL